One Clostridium cagae genomic window, TTTAGCTGTTGTTTTGCTATATATTTAAATGACTTTTCGAAAGATATAATGTTTCTATTATCTTTATCGTAATTAGAATAATAATCACTTAACTCTAATAGACACAAGGTCATTAAAGCGTTTGTTGAAGGGTTTATTTCTTTTTTGAAAGTGGATTCATCAAATCCATGTGAAGTTTTATTGTGTATAAACATAGGTGATGATTTCTTATATATACATATTAGTGGAGAAAAGTCATTTAATATGCTAATATCATTTGTAGAAGAAGATTTTTTTGAAACTCTAATAGGAATTAGAAGACCACATTTTGAATTAAGAACAATAGTTTTTACTGATTCCTTTGATAAATAAAAAAGCTGACTACTAATTTCCTTTTGAGAAAGACTATTCATTCTAAAAAATGGCCCTATATATCTCAATTATATTCACCTCTCTAAAAATTCTCATACTATTAATTAATATGAGTTAAATTCAAAAATAGTGCATAAAATTTAAATAAAAGGTGAAATTTTTTAATAGAGGTATTAAAAAGGTCTTTAAAGCAATCTATTAGTTATATATGTTAATATTTAATAAATTAAGTAAAAATAATAATTGATTTTAAAAATATATACAATATAAAAATATGATAAATTTTGAAATATATATGTTTGGAGTGTGATTTCGTTGAGAATTGATGGAAGAAAAAATGAGCAAACAAGACATGTTAAAGTGACAAGGCATTATACAAAGTATGCAGAAGGTTCAGTATATATAGAAGTAGGCGATACAAAAGTTTTATGTAATGTCTCTATTGAAGATAAAGTTCCACCATTTATGAAGGGAACAGGATCAGGATGGATTACAGCAGAATATAATATGCTTCCAAGATCAACAGAAACAAGAAAGATAAGAGATATTGCAAGATTGAAAATAGATGGCAGAACAATGGAGATACAAAGACTTATAGGAAGAGCTTTGAGATCTGTTGTAGATTTAAAGGCTTTAGGTGAGAAGACATTATGGATTGATTGTGATGTTATTCAAGCTGATGGTGGCACAAGAACTACAGCTATTTCAGGGGCATTTATAGCATTAGTTGACGCTGTTAATAAATTGCACAAAATAAAGCCTTTTAAAATATATCCTATCAGAAGTTTTGTTGCAGCAGTAAGTGTTGGTATAGTTAATGAAGAAAAAATATTAGATTTGTGTTATCAGGAAGATTCAAAAGCAAAGGTAGATATGAATATAATTATGACTGATGAAGGTAGCTTTGTTGAAGTTCAAGGTACTGGAGAAGAGAGTCCATATACTAGAGCTGAGTTAAATGAGTTATTAGATTTAGGAGAAAAAGGAATAAAACAAATGATTAATGTTCAAAAAGAATCATTAAAAATGGATTCTCTTTGGATTGGTACAGGAGGTAATAATTAAAATATGAAAAAACTTATTTTAGCTAGTAATAATATAAAGAAAATAAAAGAAATGAAAGAATTATTAAAAGATTTAAATATTGAAATAAAATCTTTAAATGAAGAAAATATAGATATAGATGTAGAAGAAGATGGTAGTACATTTGAAGAAAATGCGAAGAAAAAGGCTAAAGAAATATATGATTTTTTAAAATCAAGAAATGAAAGAAATTTTTTAGTTCTTAGTGATGATTCAGGATTAGAAGTTGATTATTTAAATGGTGCACCAGGGATATATTCAGCTAGATATGCAGGAGAGCATGGTAATGACAAAAAAAATAATGAAAAATTATTGAGCGAATTATCAAGTGTTCCTACTAGTAAAAGAACTGCTAAATTTGTGTGTCAAATAGCGATGTTTGATGAAGATGGAAGATATTATTCAATAACTGGAGATGCAAATGGTTGTATTTTAGAAAAGCCACAAGGAGATGATGGCTTTGGATATGATCCTTTATTTTTATATAGACCATTAAATAAGACCTTTGCAGAGTTAACTTTAGAAGAAAAGAATGATATAAGCCATAGAGGAGTGGCTTTGAAAAAATTAAAGGGCACAATATTAAACCTTATAAGTGAATAGGAGAACAAATTATGTTAATTGCAGTAATAAGTGATACTCATAGAGTGAGCAATTATATAAAAATGGCTAATGAATATATAAAAGAAGCTGATATTGTCATACATTTAGGAGATAATGTTGAAGATGCAGAAGAAATATCTAAAGAATTTAATGGTGAAGTCTATATAGTAAGTGGAAATTGTGATTATAAAGACAAATATCCTAAAGAAGGAATTATAGATATAGAGGGAAGTAGAATATTTTTTACTCATGGTGATTTATACGGTGTTAAATATGGTTTGAATAATATTTATTATAAAACAAAAGAGTTAGGAGCAGATATAGCTCTTTTTGGACATACCCATATTTCAATGATAGAAAAATATGATGATGTAATATTAATGAATCCAGGCAGTTTGTCATTACCAAGAAACAGGGGAAGACATATAGGATTTATTGAGGTAGAAAAAGGAGTTAAACCCAGTGTTTATCTAAAAGAAATGGTTATATAATATAAAATATAGTGTATAAATTTAATTAAAGATATAAAAAAATATAATAATTTTTTAAAAAAGTATTGACGAATTAATTTAGATATTGTAGAATAGTCATTGTCGTCAGGAGATAACAACAATGACTCCGGGGTGTGGCGCAGATGGGAGCGCGCGTGGTTTGGGACCATGAGGTCGCAGGTTCGATCCCTGTCACCCCGACCAAGTTTAAAATGTAATACTGCGGGTGTAGCTCAATGGTAGAGCCCTAGCCTTCCAAGCTAGTTACGTGAGTTCGATTCTCATCACCCGCTCCAGTAACATTAATAACTATTAATCCTTGATGAATGTTAAAAGTAATTTAAACATGAGAATGAAAAAATTACTTGACATAACTTGAAGAATAACTTATAATGATAAAGGTTCTTGGGTTAAAGAGTTCGAAAGTGGTTTTTGAAGATTTGAGAAGAATTTTGAAAAAACTTGACAGAATAAACCTTATGAATTAAAATAATAAACGTTGTAATAAAAGATACAAAAAATAAAACATGCGTCTTTAGCTCAGCTGGATAGAGCAACGCCCTTCTAAGGCGTGGGCCAGGGGTTCGAATCCCTTAAGACGCACCATTATATCGGGGTGTGGCGCAGATGGGAGCGCGCGTGGTTTGGGACCATGAGGTCGCAGGTTCGATCCCTGTCACCCCGACCAATTACAACAAAAAAATAAATATGCGGGTGTAGCTCAATGGTAGAGCCCTAGCCTTCCAAGCTAGTTACGTGAGTTCGATTCTCATCACCCGCTCCATTAAAATTTAATATGCGTCTTTAGCTCAGCTGGATAGAGCAACGCCCTTCTAAGGCGTG contains:
- the rph gene encoding ribonuclease PH, whose amino-acid sequence is MRIDGRKNEQTRHVKVTRHYTKYAEGSVYIEVGDTKVLCNVSIEDKVPPFMKGTGSGWITAEYNMLPRSTETRKIRDIARLKIDGRTMEIQRLIGRALRSVVDLKALGEKTLWIDCDVIQADGGTRTTAISGAFIALVDAVNKLHKIKPFKIYPIRSFVAAVSVGIVNEEKILDLCYQEDSKAKVDMNIIMTDEGSFVEVQGTGEESPYTRAELNELLDLGEKGIKQMINVQKESLKMDSLWIGTGGNN
- a CDS encoding XTP/dITP diphosphatase, whose protein sequence is MKKLILASNNIKKIKEMKELLKDLNIEIKSLNEENIDIDVEEDGSTFEENAKKKAKEIYDFLKSRNERNFLVLSDDSGLEVDYLNGAPGIYSARYAGEHGNDKKNNEKLLSELSSVPTSKRTAKFVCQIAMFDEDGRYYSITGDANGCILEKPQGDDGFGYDPLFLYRPLNKTFAELTLEEKNDISHRGVALKKLKGTILNLISE
- a CDS encoding metallophosphoesterase codes for the protein MLIAVISDTHRVSNYIKMANEYIKEADIVIHLGDNVEDAEEISKEFNGEVYIVSGNCDYKDKYPKEGIIDIEGSRIFFTHGDLYGVKYGLNNIYYKTKELGADIALFGHTHISMIEKYDDVILMNPGSLSLPRNRGRHIGFIEVEKGVKPSVYLKEMVI